A single window of Macaca mulatta isolate MMU2019108-1 chromosome 9, T2T-MMU8v2.0, whole genome shotgun sequence DNA harbors:
- the ENTPD7 gene encoding ectonucleoside triphosphate diphosphohydrolase 7 isoform X3, whose translation MARYLARVGDLEATDTEDPNLNYGLVVDCGSSGSRIFVYFWPRHNGNPHDLLDIKQMRDRNSQPVVKKIKPGISAMADTPEHASDYLRPLLSFAAAHVPVKKHKETPLYILCTAGMRLLPERKQLAILADLVKDLPLEFDFLFSQSQAEVISGKQEGVYAWIGINFVLGRFDHEDESDAEATQELAAGRRRTVGILDMGGASLQIAYEVPTSTSVLPAKQEEAAKILLAEFNLGCDVQHTEHVYRVYVTTFLGFGGNFARQRYEDLVLNETLNKNRLLGQKTGLSPDNPFLDPCLPVGLTDVVERNSQVLHVRGRGDWVSCGAMLSPLLARSNTSQASLNGIYQSPIDFNNSEFYGFSEFFYCTEDVLRIGGRYHGPTFAKAAQDYCGMAWSVLTQRFKNGLFSSHADEHRLKYQCFKSAWMYQVLHEGFHFPYDYPNLRTAQLVYDREVQWTLGAILYKTRFLPLRDLRQEGVRQAHGSWFRLSFVYNHYLFFACILVVLLAIVLYLLRLRRIHHRQTRASAPLDLLWLEEVVPMMGVQVGP comes from the exons GTATTTGGCTCGAGTAGGGGACCTTGAAGCTACTGACACTGAAGACCCAAATCTGAATTATGGACTTGTTGTTGACTGTGGCAGCAGTGGTTCCcggatttttgtttatttctggcCAAGACATAATGGGAACCCCCATGACTTGCTGGACATCAAACAGATGAGAGACCGCAACAGCCAACCAGTGGTTAAAAAAATCAAGCCAG GAATCTCTGCAATGGCAGACACTCCAGAACATGCCAGTGATTACCTTCGTCCTCTGCTGAGCTTTGCTGCTGCTCATGTGCCCGTGAAGAAGCACAAGGAGACCCCCCTTTACATCCTCTGCACAGCAGGCATGAGGCTTCTCCCTGAGAG GAAGCAGTTGGCTATCTTGGCTGACCTAGTGAAAGATTTACCACTGGAGTTCGACTTCCTCTTTTCACAGTCTCAGGCAGAAGTGATCTCTGGGAAGCAGGAAG GGGTTTATGCATGGATTGGAATCAACTTTGTTTTGGGAAGATTCGACCATGAGGATG AATCAGATGCTGAGGCTACCCAGGAATTGGCAGCAGGACGGAGAAGGACAGTAGGGATACTGGATATGGGAGGAGCCTCTCTCCAAATTGCTTATGAAGTTCCTACCTCAACCTCTGTCCTTCCTGCAAAGCAG GAAGAAGCTGCGAAGATCCTGCTGGCTGAGTTCAACCTGGGCTGTGACGTGCAACACACTGAACACGTGTACAGGGTTTACGTCACAACTTTTCTGGGTTTCGGAGGCAACTTTGCTCGGCAGCGCTACGAAGACCTTGTTCTGAATGAAACTCTTAACAAAAACAG ATTGCTGGGTCAGAAGACAGGTCTGAGTCCTGACAATCCATTTCTGGATCCCTGCCTGCCGGTGGGACTCACAGATGTGGTGGAGAGGAACAGCCAAGTCTTGCATGTCCGAGGAAGAGGAGACTGGGTGTCTTGTGGGGCAATGCTGAGCCCCCTGCTGGCTCGCTCCAACACCAGCCAGGCCTCACTCAATGGCATCTATCAGTCGCCAATTGACTTCAACAACAGCGAGTTCTACGGCTTCTCTGAGTTTTTTTACTGTACAGAGGATGTGTTGCGCATTGGTGGCCGCTATCATGGGCCAACATTTGCCAAGGCTGCTCAG GATTACTGTGGCATGGCTTGGTCAGTACTAACTCAGAGATTCAAGAATGGCCTCTTTTCATCACATGCAGATGAGCATCGACTCAA ATATCAGTGTTTTAAATCAGCTTGGATGTACCAAGTCTTACATGAAGGATTCCACTTTCCCTATGACTACCCAAACCTGCGGACAGCCCAGCTGGTGTATGACCGAGAGGTTCAGTGGACGCTGGGAGCCATTCTATATAAAACACGATTCTTACCACTCAG GGATCTTCGGCAGGAAGGTGTCCGACAAGCCCATGGTAGCTGGTTCCGTCTCTCCTTTGTATACAACCACTATCTCTTCTTTGCCTGTATCCTGGTGGTGCTACTGGCCATCGTCCTATACCTTCTGCGGCTACGGCGAATTCACCACCGACAAACACGAGCCTCAGCTCCATTGGACTTGCTGTGGCTTGAAGAGGTGGTGCCCATGATGGGAGTACAGGTGGGGCCGTGA